The proteins below come from a single Enterobacteriaceae endosymbiont of Donacia fulgens genomic window:
- the secG gene encoding preprotein translocase subunit SecG produces the protein MYKLLLILFIIVSFFLISIIMFQNNDDIDISASSSNTQSPFNTNMSNKILTKSIILLASLFFIISLLLSNINVKKYMKNIKFHNILKNKV, from the coding sequence ATGTATAAATTATTATTAATTTTATTTATTATTGTTTCATTTTTTTTAATTAGTATTATTATGTTTCAAAATAATGATGATATAGACATTAGTGCTTCATCAAGTAATACACAATCACCTTTTAATACAAATATGTCTAATAAAATTTTAACTAAAAGTATTATTCTGCTTGCATCTTTATTTTTTATAATTAGTTTATTATTAAGTAATATTAATGTAAAAAAATATATGAAAAATATTAAATTTCATAATATTTTAAAAAATAAAGTTTAG